From a region of the Marmota flaviventris isolate mMarFla1 chromosome 13, mMarFla1.hap1, whole genome shotgun sequence genome:
- the Tex48 gene encoding testis-expressed protein 48 — protein MGKFGQGPASTETHQNLASKIFCSCCRYCEDTQASDDSKVPSQTQENQPSTVDLKLQKSEVNRQNSKRMSTSLSLGKLLLYPQKKSSSSSTEFEELNVQDHQKGFYKRNLNRYSHEQWPYQSCLIGRP, from the exons CTTCTACAGAAACTCACCAAAATTTGGCCTCGAAGATCTTCTGTTCATGCTGCAGGTATTGTGAGGATACCCAAGCCTCTGATGACTCTAAGGTTCCCAGTCAAACCCAGGAGAATCAGCCATCAACAGTGG ATTTGAAGCTTCAGAAGAGTGAGGTCAACAGACAAAATTCCAAGCGCATGAGCACATCCTTGTCTTTAGGGAAACTCCTGCTCTATCCACAGAAGAAATCTTCCTCCAGCAGCACCGAGTTTGAAG aACTGAATGTACAAGATCATCAAAAAGGGTTTTATAAGAGAAATCTAAACCGCTACAGCCACGAGCAGTGGCCCTACCAGTCATGCCTCATCGGGAGACCCTGA